Proteins encoded by one window of Panicum virgatum strain AP13 chromosome 7N, P.virgatum_v5, whole genome shotgun sequence:
- the LOC120680608 gene encoding F-box protein 7-like isoform X2, translating to MASSDISVDIRPDFNSFDHFPSMRYIATDRPWLKLYGIRVQPMPPFRSLSCKPDPALIHHCLPDELLLEIFTRMNPYTLGRAACVCRKWKYTARNPALWRVACLKTWQRSGTEVNYMMVRSLYDSSWRRMWLQRPRIRIDGLYVSRNTYIHTGVTEWQFKKTVNVVCYYRYLRFFPSGKFLYKISPDKIKDAVKCMHFRASKADCVFKGDYILSEDGQIEMALLYPGHRYTLVRMRLRLRGTTIGANNRLDVLKILTTGVNATELKNWTGSILELVEGWEEDETHDPDVPAVSHSRGLSPFVFVPFEEADTSVLNLPVEKMDYYVPG from the exons ATGGCTTCCTCAg ATATCTCTGTTGATATTCGGCCCGACTTTAACTCATTCGATCATTTCCCAAGCATGCGATACATTGCAACAGATAGACCCTGGCTGA AGTTATATGGAATAAGAGTTCAGCCTATGCCGCCATTCAGAAGTTTGAGCTGCAAACCTGATCCGGCACTCATTCATCATTGCCTACCTGATGAACTACTTCTTGAG ATTTTCACAAGAATGAACCCATATACGTTAGGGAGGGCTGCGTGTGTCTGCCGCAAGTGGAAATATACTGCACGTAATCCTGCTTTGTGGCGTGTTGCATGCTTGAAAACTTGGCAG AGGAGTGGAACTGAAGTAAACTACATGATGGTTCGGTCGTTGTATGATTCTTCTTGGAGGAGAATGTGGTTGCAGAGACCAAGAATCCGAATTGATG GTCTCTATGTTAGCAGGAACACATATATTCATACTGGAGTTACAGAGTGGCAATTCAAGAAAACTGTCAACGTG GTTTGCTACTACCGTTACTTGAGATTTTTCCCTAGCGGGAAGTTTCTCTACAAG ATTTCCCCTGATAAAATTAAAGATGCCGTCAAGTGCATGCATTTCCGGGCATCAAAGGCTGATTGTGTTTTTAAAGGCGACTATATACTGTCAGAGGATGGCCAG ATAGAAATGGCACTCCTATATCCGGGGCATCGGTACACCCTTGTTAGGATGCGCCTTAG GCTCAGAGGCACTACAATTGGTGCAAATAACAGGTTGGATGTACTAAAGATTCTAACTACTGGAGTGAATGCAACTGAATTGAAAAACTGGACAGGCAGCATACTTGAACTTGTTGAGGGCTGGGAGGAGGATGAGACGCACGACCCAGATGTGCCTGCCGTTTCCCACAGCAGGGGTTTGTCGCCCTTTGTGTTTGTCCCGTTTGAAGAG GCTGATACTTCGGTGCTAAACCTCCCAGTGGAGAAGATGGATTACTATGTCCCTGGGTGA
- the LOC120680608 gene encoding F-box protein 7-like isoform X1, giving the protein MSSPTDISVDIRPDFNSFDHFPSMRYIATDRPWLKLYGIRVQPMPPFRSLSCKPDPALIHHCLPDELLLEIFTRMNPYTLGRAACVCRKWKYTARNPALWRVACLKTWQRSGTEVNYMMVRSLYDSSWRRMWLQRPRIRIDGLYVSRNTYIHTGVTEWQFKKTVNVVCYYRYLRFFPSGKFLYKISPDKIKDAVKCMHFRASKADCVFKGDYILSEDGQIEMALLYPGHRYTLVRMRLRLRGTTIGANNRLDVLKILTTGVNATELKNWTGSILELVEGWEEDETHDPDVPAVSHSRGLSPFVFVPFEEADTSVLNLPVEKMDYYVPG; this is encoded by the exons ATGTCTTCTCCTACAGATATCTCTGTTGATATTCGGCCCGACTTTAACTCATTCGATCATTTCCCAAGCATGCGATACATTGCAACAGATAGACCCTGGCTGA AGTTATATGGAATAAGAGTTCAGCCTATGCCGCCATTCAGAAGTTTGAGCTGCAAACCTGATCCGGCACTCATTCATCATTGCCTACCTGATGAACTACTTCTTGAG ATTTTCACAAGAATGAACCCATATACGTTAGGGAGGGCTGCGTGTGTCTGCCGCAAGTGGAAATATACTGCACGTAATCCTGCTTTGTGGCGTGTTGCATGCTTGAAAACTTGGCAG AGGAGTGGAACTGAAGTAAACTACATGATGGTTCGGTCGTTGTATGATTCTTCTTGGAGGAGAATGTGGTTGCAGAGACCAAGAATCCGAATTGATG GTCTCTATGTTAGCAGGAACACATATATTCATACTGGAGTTACAGAGTGGCAATTCAAGAAAACTGTCAACGTG GTTTGCTACTACCGTTACTTGAGATTTTTCCCTAGCGGGAAGTTTCTCTACAAG ATTTCCCCTGATAAAATTAAAGATGCCGTCAAGTGCATGCATTTCCGGGCATCAAAGGCTGATTGTGTTTTTAAAGGCGACTATATACTGTCAGAGGATGGCCAG ATAGAAATGGCACTCCTATATCCGGGGCATCGGTACACCCTTGTTAGGATGCGCCTTAG GCTCAGAGGCACTACAATTGGTGCAAATAACAGGTTGGATGTACTAAAGATTCTAACTACTGGAGTGAATGCAACTGAATTGAAAAACTGGACAGGCAGCATACTTGAACTTGTTGAGGGCTGGGAGGAGGATGAGACGCACGACCCAGATGTGCCTGCCGTTTCCCACAGCAGGGGTTTGTCGCCCTTTGTGTTTGTCCCGTTTGAAGAG GCTGATACTTCGGTGCTAAACCTCCCAGTGGAGAAGATGGATTACTATGTCCCTGGGTGA
- the LOC120680610 gene encoding acetyltransferase At1g77540-like has protein sequence MAEEGGAVKRKVEAPPPETEGIVWREDAGRFETPDGEAFLQYHLLPGGGRGGGGAPPAAAAAVMDMVHTYVPRSKRGQGLAARLCDAAFAHARGRGMRVVPTCSYISDTYLPRNPALKELVYKDHEPHPKPSSM, from the exons AtggcggaggagggcggcgcggtCAAGCGGAAGGTGGAGGCCCCTCCGCCGGAGACGGAAGGCATCGTGTGGAGGGAGGACGCGGGGAGGTTCGAGACGCCCGACGGCGAGGCCTTCCTCCAGTACCACCTCCTCCCCGGCGGGggcaggggcgggggcggcgcgcctcctgctgcggcggcggcggtgatggaCATGGTGCACACGTACGTGCCGCGGAGCAAGCGCGGGCAGGGGCTCGCCGCGCGCCTCTGCGACGCCGCCTTCGCCCACGCGCGGGGCCGCGGCATGCGCGTCGTCCCCACCTGCTCCTACATCTCC GACACGTACCTGCCACGTAATCCGGCGTTGAAGGAGCTGGTGTACAAGGATCACGAACCGCATCCCAAACCCAGCAGCATGTAG